A portion of the Nitratidesulfovibrio termitidis HI1 genome contains these proteins:
- the rplR gene encoding 50S ribosomal protein L18 codes for MTMTKNDARKRRKVRIRKKIAGSTERPRLVVYRSNLHVYAQIVDDATGATLVATSTLAIGKAQAGAHCNRAGAELVGKEIARLAGEKSIKRVVFDRNGYLYHGRIKAVADGAREGGLEF; via the coding sequence ATGACGATGACCAAGAACGATGCCAGAAAGCGGCGCAAAGTCCGCATTCGCAAGAAGATCGCCGGGAGCACCGAGCGTCCCCGGCTGGTTGTCTACCGCTCGAACCTGCACGTCTACGCCCAGATCGTGGACGACGCCACCGGTGCCACGCTTGTTGCCACCTCCACCCTTGCCATCGGCAAGGCCCAGGCCGGAGCGCACTGCAACAGGGCCGGGGCGGAACTGGTGGGCAAGGAAATCGCGCGTCTTGCTGGCGAAAAGAGCATCAAGCGCGTGGTGTTCGACCGTAACGGCTACCTGTATCACGGGCGCATCAAGGCTGTTGCCGACGGTGCCCGTGAGGGCGGCCTGGAATTCTAA
- the rpsE gene encoding 30S ribosomal protein S5: MEQNEFGLVEKIVYLNRVAKVVKGGRRFSFSALVVVGDGKGAVGFGLGKAQEVPEALRKATERAKKDMVQIPLVDGTLPYEILGEFGAGCVMLKPASKGTGIIAGGAVRAVMEAVGVTDVLAKAIGTNNPHNVLRATMAGLTSLRSAEYVSQLRGMKLEAPRK; the protein is encoded by the coding sequence ATGGAACAGAATGAGTTCGGGTTGGTAGAGAAGATCGTCTACCTTAACCGAGTTGCCAAGGTTGTGAAGGGCGGCCGCCGCTTCAGCTTCAGCGCCCTCGTTGTCGTGGGCGACGGCAAGGGCGCCGTGGGCTTCGGCCTCGGCAAGGCCCAGGAAGTGCCGGAAGCCCTGCGCAAGGCCACCGAACGCGCGAAGAAGGACATGGTCCAGATTCCGCTGGTGGACGGCACCCTTCCGTACGAAATCCTGGGCGAGTTCGGCGCTGGCTGCGTCATGCTGAAGCCCGCCTCCAAGGGTACCGGCATCATCGCCGGTGGTGCGGTGCGCGCCGTCATGGAAGCCGTGGGCGTGACCGACGTGCTTGCCAAGGCCATCGGCACCAACAACCCGCACAACGTGCTGCGCGCAACCATGGCGGGGCTTACCTCGCTGCGCAGCGCCGAGTACGTGAGCCAGCTTCGCGGCATGAAGCTCGAAGCGCCCAGAAAGTAG
- the rpmD gene encoding 50S ribosomal protein L30 encodes MIKVKLVRSWIGCNPKQRKVLDALGLRKIRCEKSFEDNAAIRGMIAEVKHLVEVSE; translated from the coding sequence ATGATCAAGGTGAAGCTCGTACGCAGCTGGATCGGCTGCAACCCCAAGCAGCGCAAGGTTCTTGACGCGCTTGGCCTGCGAAAGATCCGTTGCGAGAAGTCGTTTGAGGACAATGCCGCCATTCGCGGCATGATCGCCGAAGTCAAGCACCTGGTCGAGGTCAGTGAATAA
- the rplO gene encoding 50S ribosomal protein L15, which yields MRLHELYPFAEERASRKRVGRGSGSGLGCTSGKGNKGQNARAGGGVRPGFEGGQMPLQRRLPKRGFKNAPFKATYEVINLDRLVASFEGKTDITLEDIYARGLCKAGASVKILGVGEVSVALTVEAHKFSASAAEKIRNAGGEAKALEG from the coding sequence ATGAGACTGCACGAACTCTATCCGTTCGCCGAGGAACGGGCATCGCGCAAGCGCGTGGGCCGCGGTTCCGGTTCGGGGCTCGGCTGCACCTCCGGCAAAGGTAACAAGGGTCAGAATGCCCGCGCTGGTGGCGGCGTACGCCCCGGTTTCGAAGGCGGCCAGATGCCGCTGCAGCGTCGTCTGCCCAAGCGCGGCTTCAAGAACGCCCCCTTCAAGGCCACCTACGAAGTGATCAACCTCGATCGCCTCGTGGCGTCCTTCGAGGGCAAGACCGACATCACGCTGGAAGACATCTACGCGCGCGGCCTGTGCAAGGCCGGCGCCTCGGTGAAGATCCTCGGCGTGGGCGAAGTCAGCGTGGCCCTTACGGTGGAAGCGCACAAGTTCAGCGCCTCCGCCGCCGAAAAGATCCGCAACGCCGGTGGCGAAGCCAAGGCACTGGAAGGGTAA
- the secY gene encoding preprotein translocase subunit SecY, whose amino-acid sequence MALSGVENLARLPELRKKLFWTFLLLAAYRIGVHVPVPGVDSGALADFFASVQNTLFGLFDMFSGGGLRNLSVFALGIMPYISASIIIQLLQVVSPELKRMSKEEGAAGRRKITQYTRYATVLITVIQGFGIAVGLESMHSPAGAPVVLDAGWGFRMITIATLTAGTVLIMWLGEQITEKGIGNGISLIIFSGIVAGIPGGIVKSAQLIKAGDMSLFTALVVIVVMVVVLGCIVFMERGQRRIPIHYAKRQVGRKMFGGQSTHLPLRINTAGVIPPIFASSLLLFPATIASFSANETLKQVASWFAPHTVMYNILFISLIVFFCFFYTAIIFDPKDIAENLKKGGGFIPGIRPGDKTRQYIDRVLTRMTIWGAIYISAICVLPMILIAQFNVPFYFGGTSVLILVGVAMDFMSQVESHLISRQYEGLMNKTRIKGRQ is encoded by the coding sequence GTGGCGCTTAGTGGTGTAGAAAACCTGGCGCGTCTGCCGGAGCTTCGCAAGAAGCTCTTCTGGACGTTCCTGTTGCTGGCCGCATACCGCATCGGGGTTCACGTCCCGGTTCCCGGGGTGGATTCCGGAGCGCTGGCCGACTTCTTCGCCAGCGTCCAGAACACCCTTTTCGGCCTCTTCGACATGTTCTCCGGGGGCGGGCTCCGCAATCTGTCGGTGTTCGCCCTCGGCATCATGCCCTACATCTCTGCCTCCATCATTATCCAGCTTCTGCAGGTCGTAAGCCCTGAACTGAAGCGGATGTCCAAGGAGGAGGGGGCGGCGGGCCGCCGCAAGATCACCCAGTACACCCGGTATGCCACGGTGCTGATCACCGTGATTCAGGGCTTCGGCATCGCCGTGGGCCTTGAAAGCATGCACAGCCCCGCGGGCGCGCCCGTGGTGCTGGATGCGGGCTGGGGTTTCCGGATGATCACCATCGCAACCCTGACCGCCGGTACCGTGCTGATCATGTGGCTTGGCGAACAGATTACCGAGAAGGGTATCGGCAACGGTATCTCGCTGATCATCTTCTCGGGCATCGTCGCCGGCATTCCCGGCGGCATCGTCAAGTCGGCCCAGCTCATCAAGGCTGGCGACATGAGCCTGTTCACGGCTCTGGTGGTGATAGTGGTGATGGTGGTGGTGCTTGGCTGCATCGTGTTCATGGAACGCGGGCAGCGGCGCATCCCCATCCATTACGCCAAACGACAGGTTGGCCGTAAGATGTTCGGCGGGCAGAGCACGCATCTGCCGCTGCGCATCAACACGGCGGGCGTCATTCCGCCCATCTTCGCCTCGTCGCTGCTGCTGTTCCCCGCGACCATCGCCAGCTTCTCGGCCAACGAGACGCTGAAACAGGTGGCCTCGTGGTTCGCGCCGCACACGGTGATGTACAACATCCTGTTCATCAGCCTCATCGTGTTCTTCTGCTTCTTCTACACGGCGATCATCTTCGATCCGAAGGACATCGCCGAGAACCTGAAGAAGGGCGGCGGGTTCATCCCCGGCATCCGCCCCGGGGACAAGACCCGGCAGTACATCGACAGGGTGCTTACCCGGATGACCATCTGGGGTGCCATCTACATCTCCGCGATTTGCGTCCTGCCCATGATCCTCATTGCGCAGTTCAACGTGCCGTTCTACTTCGGCGGCACCAGCGTGCTGATTCTCGTGGGCGTGGCCATGGACTTCATGTCCCAGGTGGAATCCCACCTGATCTCACGGCAGTACGAGGGTCTCATGAACAAGACCCGCATCAAGGGACGGCAGTGA
- the map gene encoding type I methionyl aminopeptidase, with product MKKFRGVFIKNDNEIGLLREANRIVAAILDVLGEHVRPGVSTMHFEELAQAECRKHGVRPAFQGYHGFPFALCCSVNEEVVHGFPSAKRILQEGDIVSFDMGVVFDGFYGDSARTYPVGTVSDEAAHLIRVTRESLFEGIAEARVGNTLYDISAAVQRHVEAAGFGVVRRFVGHGIGRSLHEKPEIPNFVPRGMPGVPLKPGMVLAIEPMVTVGTYEVEILADNWTAVTRDRKLSAHFEHSVAITPDGPIILSLSQAEAVRLAG from the coding sequence TTGAAGAAGTTCCGCGGTGTCTTCATCAAGAATGACAACGAGATTGGCCTCCTCCGGGAGGCCAATCGAATCGTTGCCGCGATACTGGACGTTCTGGGCGAACACGTTCGCCCGGGCGTTTCGACGATGCATTTCGAAGAGCTGGCCCAGGCGGAGTGCCGCAAGCACGGCGTCCGCCCGGCCTTTCAGGGCTACCACGGGTTTCCGTTTGCCCTGTGCTGCTCGGTGAACGAAGAGGTGGTGCACGGCTTTCCTTCGGCGAAGCGGATTCTCCAGGAAGGGGACATCGTCAGCTTCGACATGGGCGTCGTGTTCGACGGCTTCTACGGCGACTCCGCCCGCACCTATCCGGTGGGGACGGTGAGCGACGAGGCCGCGCACCTCATCCGCGTGACGCGCGAATCGCTCTTCGAGGGCATCGCCGAAGCGCGGGTGGGCAACACCCTGTACGACATCTCGGCGGCCGTGCAACGGCACGTCGAGGCGGCCGGTTTCGGGGTGGTGCGCAGGTTCGTGGGGCACGGCATTGGCCGTTCGCTGCACGAAAAGCCCGAGATACCCAACTTCGTGCCGCGCGGCATGCCGGGCGTGCCCCTGAAGCCGGGCATGGTGCTGGCCATCGAACCCATGGTCACGGTGGGTACGTACGAGGTCGAAATCCTCGCCGACAACTGGACCGCGGTCACCCGTGACCGCAAGCTGTCGGCCCACTTCGAACACAGCGTGGCCATCACGCCGGACGGGCCGATCATTCTCAGCCTGTCGCAGGCAGAGGCGGTGCGACTTGCCGGTTGA
- the rpmJ gene encoding 50S ribosomal protein L36 — translation MKVRPSVKKMCPKCKVIRRRGILRVICDNPRHKQRQG, via the coding sequence ATGAAAGTCAGGCCTTCCGTCAAGAAGATGTGCCCCAAGTGCAAGGTTATCCGCCGCCGGGGCATTCTCAGGGTCATTTGCGACAACCCCCGGCACAAGCAGCGCCAGGGCTAA
- the rpsM gene encoding 30S ribosomal protein S13 — MARIAGVDLPRGKRVDIALTYIYGIGRTTALQILDVTGVDWSRNIDDLSADEVNEIRKELEQNHKVEGDLRREISSNIKRLMDIGCYRGLRHRRGLPVHGQRTHTNARTRKGPRRGAVGKKK, encoded by the coding sequence GTGGCCAGAATTGCAGGTGTCGATCTGCCCCGTGGCAAGCGCGTTGACATCGCCCTTACCTATATCTACGGTATCGGGCGCACTACCGCGCTTCAGATTCTGGATGTTACCGGTGTCGACTGGAGCCGGAACATCGACGACCTGAGCGCCGACGAAGTCAACGAAATCCGTAAGGAACTCGAGCAGAACCACAAGGTTGAGGGCGATCTCCGTCGCGAGATTTCCAGCAACATCAAGCGTCTGATGGACATCGGCTGCTACCGCGGCCTGCGCCATCGTCGTGGTCTGCCGGTTCACGGTCAGCGCACCCATACCAACGCCCGCACCCGCAAGGGACCGCGTCGCGGCGCTGTCGGCAAGAAGAAGTAA
- the rpsK gene encoding 30S ribosomal protein S11: MARPKRTVKKKEKKNVPVGIVHIQATFNNTIVTFTDTRGNTISWASAGQSGFKGSRKSTPFAAQVAAEQAAKRAQDHGMRTVGIYVKGPGSGREAAMRAVNAAGFKVAFIRDITPIPHNGCRPPKRRRV, encoded by the coding sequence ATGGCAAGACCCAAGCGTACGGTCAAAAAGAAAGAGAAGAAGAACGTCCCGGTCGGGATTGTTCACATTCAGGCGACGTTCAACAACACCATCGTGACCTTCACGGACACACGGGGAAACACCATCAGCTGGGCCAGCGCCGGGCAGAGCGGTTTCAAGGGCTCGCGCAAGAGCACCCCGTTTGCCGCGCAGGTGGCCGCCGAACAGGCCGCCAAGCGCGCCCAGGATCACGGCATGCGCACCGTGGGCATCTACGTCAAGGGCCCCGGCTCCGGCCGTGAAGCCGCCATGCGCGCCGTCAACGCCGCAGGCTTCAAGGTCGCCTTCATCCGTGACATCACCCCGATTCCCCACAACGGCTGCCGTCCGCCCAAGCGGCGCCGCGTCTAG
- the rpsD gene encoding 30S ribosomal protein S4 translates to MAKYNDAKCRMCRREGTKLFLKGDRCYTDKCAYDRRPYAPGQHGRARKKVSDYAVQLREKQKVRRVYGVLERQFRGYFHKADMAKGVTGANLLAILERRLDNVIYRLGFANSRQQARQLVRHGIFTLNGRKANIPSMQVRVGDIIEVPEASRKIPVIAEAQEVIARRGCPSWLEVDGPNFKGMVKALPQREDIQFPINEHLIVELYSK, encoded by the coding sequence TTGGCTAAGTACAATGACGCAAAGTGCCGGATGTGCCGGCGTGAAGGCACCAAGCTTTTCCTCAAGGGCGACCGCTGCTACACCGACAAGTGCGCCTACGACCGTCGTCCCTACGCGCCCGGCCAGCATGGCCGTGCCCGCAAGAAGGTGAGCGACTACGCCGTCCAGCTGCGCGAGAAGCAGAAGGTCCGTCGCGTGTATGGCGTTCTTGAACGCCAGTTCCGCGGTTACTTCCACAAGGCCGACATGGCCAAGGGCGTGACCGGCGCCAACCTGCTGGCCATTCTCGAACGCCGTCTCGACAACGTGATCTACCGTCTCGGCTTCGCCAACTCGCGCCAGCAGGCGCGCCAGCTGGTCCGCCACGGCATCTTCACGCTGAATGGCCGCAAGGCGAACATTCCTTCGATGCAGGTGCGCGTTGGCGACATCATCGAAGTGCCCGAAGCCAGCCGCAAGATCCCCGTGATCGCCGAGGCCCAGGAAGTCATCGCTCGTCGCGGCTGCCCCTCGTGGCTGGAAGTGGACGGTCCGAACTTCAAGGGCATGGTCAAGGCCCTGCCGCAGCGCGAAGACATTCAGTTCCCGATCAACGAACACCTGATTGTCGAGCTTTACTCCAAATAA
- a CDS encoding DNA-directed RNA polymerase subunit alpha produces the protein MLIKQGDRLINTRNWSELVKPEQITRDSDPADAMYGKFVCEPLERGYGTTIGNALRRVLLSSLQGAAFVSVKVSGVQHEFTTIPGVLEDVTDIVLNLKQVRLAMDTDEPQFLELSVNKKGAVKAGDIKTNQHVMVLNPDLHIATLTEDLELTFEFEVRMGKGYVPADMHEGLSEEIGLIKLDSSFAPVRKVAYTVEQARVGQMTNYDKLIIEVWTDGSVTPEDAIAYSAKIIKDQISVFINFDERISGESSGNSSGSSDLNENLFKGIDELELSVRATNCLKSANITLVGELVQKSENEMLKTKNFGRKSLDEIKRVLCDMSLDFGMKVDGFEKKYQEWKRKQQNEA, from the coding sequence ATGCTCATCAAACAAGGCGACAGGCTTATCAACACCCGGAACTGGTCGGAGCTGGTGAAGCCCGAACAGATCACCCGGGACAGCGACCCGGCCGATGCCATGTACGGCAAGTTCGTGTGCGAACCGCTGGAACGTGGCTACGGCACCACCATCGGCAACGCGTTGCGTCGGGTTCTGCTGTCGTCGCTTCAGGGCGCGGCGTTCGTCTCGGTGAAGGTCTCGGGCGTTCAGCACGAGTTCACCACCATTCCCGGCGTGCTCGAGGACGTGACCGACATCGTCCTCAACCTGAAGCAGGTGCGTCTTGCCATGGACACGGACGAGCCCCAGTTCCTGGAGCTTTCCGTGAACAAGAAGGGCGCGGTGAAGGCCGGCGACATCAAGACCAACCAGCACGTGATGGTCCTCAACCCCGATCTGCACATCGCCACGCTGACCGAAGACCTGGAACTCACCTTCGAGTTCGAGGTGCGCATGGGCAAGGGCTACGTGCCCGCGGACATGCACGAAGGCCTCAGCGAAGAGATCGGGCTGATCAAGCTGGACTCCAGCTTCGCCCCGGTCCGCAAGGTCGCCTACACGGTGGAGCAGGCTCGCGTCGGCCAGATGACCAACTACGACAAGCTCATCATCGAGGTCTGGACCGATGGGTCCGTGACTCCTGAAGATGCGATTGCCTACAGCGCGAAGATCATCAAGGACCAGATATCCGTCTTCATCAACTTCGATGAGCGCATTTCGGGCGAAAGTTCCGGCAATTCGTCGGGCAGCAGCGACCTTAACGAGAACCTGTTCAAGGGGATCGACGAGCTTGAACTGTCCGTGCGCGCCACCAACTGCCTGAAGAGCGCCAACATCACCCTGGTGGGCGAACTGGTTCAGAAGTCAGAGAACGAAATGCTGAAGACCAAGAACTTCGGTCGCAAGTCGCTGGATGAAATCAAGCGGGTGTTGTGCGACATGAGCCTGGACTTCG